In Hominilimicola fabiformis, a genomic segment contains:
- the tuf gene encoding elongation factor Tu: MAKEKFERTKPHVNIGTIGHVDHGKTTLTAAITKVLALKGQAQFEAYDMIDKAPEERERGITISTAHVEYETDTRHYAHVDCPGHADYVKNMITGAAQMDGAILVVSAADGPMPQTREHILLSRQVGVPYIVVFMNKADQVDDPELMELVEMEIRELLNEYDFPGDDTPIISGSALQVLECDSTDPNAPEYKCILDLMDEVDRYIPTPERKSDLPFLMPIEDIFSITGRGTVATGRVERGQLNLNDEVEIVGLTDEKRKVVVTGIEMFRKLLDYAEAGDNIGALLRGVQRNEIERGQVLSKPGTIHPHTKFKGEVYVLTKDEGGRHTPFFNNYRPQFYFRTTDVTGVITLPEGTEMCMPGDNVKMEVELITPIAIEKGLRFAIREGGRTVGSGVVSEIEEA, encoded by the coding sequence ATGGCAAAAGAGAAATTTGAAAGAACTAAGCCGCATGTTAACATTGGTACTATCGGTCACGTTGACCATGGTAAGACAACTCTAACAGCTGCTATCACAAAGGTATTGGCTCTTAAGGGTCAGGCTCAATTCGAAGCTTACGACATGATCGATAAGGCTCCGGAAGAAAGAGAAAGAGGTATCACTATTTCAACAGCTCACGTTGAGTACGAAACAGACACACGTCACTATGCTCACGTTGACTGCCCGGGACACGCTGACTACGTAAAGAACATGATCACAGGTGCTGCTCAGATGGACGGCGCTATCCTTGTTGTTTCAGCTGCTGACGGTCCAATGCCTCAGACAAGAGAACACATCCTTCTATCAAGACAGGTTGGCGTTCCTTATATCGTTGTATTCATGAACAAGGCTGACCAGGTTGACGATCCTGAACTTATGGAACTTGTTGAAATGGAAATCAGAGAACTTCTTAACGAATATGACTTCCCTGGCGACGATACTCCAATCATTTCAGGTTCAGCTCTTCAGGTACTTGAATGTGATTCAACAGATCCTAACGCTCCTGAATACAAGTGTATTCTTGACCTTATGGACGAAGTTGACAGATATATCCCAACTCCTGAAAGAAAGTCAGACCTTCCATTCCTAATGCCTATCGAAGACATTTTCTCAATCACAGGTCGTGGTACAGTTGCTACAGGTAGAGTTGAAAGAGGTCAACTAAACCTTAACGACGAAGTTGAAATCGTTGGTCTTACAGACGAAAAGAGAAAAGTTGTTGTTACAGGTATCGAAATGTTCAGAAAGCTTCTTGACTACGCTGAAGCCGGCGACAACATCGGTGCACTACTTCGTGGTGTTCAGAGAAACGAAATCGAAAGAGGTCAGGTTCTTTCTAAGCCTGGTACAATTCACCCACACACAAAGTTTAAGGGCGAAGTTTACGTACTAACAAAGGACGAAGGTGGCCGTCATACACCATTCTTCAACAACTACAGACCTCAGTTCTATTTCAGAACAACTGACGTTACTGGCGTTATCACACTTCCAGAAGGCACAGAAATGTGTATGCCTGGCGATAACGTAAAGATGGAAGTTGAACTTATCACTCCAATCGCTATCGAAAAGGGTCTACGTTTCGCTATCCGTGAAGGTGGTAGAACAGTAGGTTCAGGTGTCGTTTCTGAAATCGAAGAAGCGTAA